A DNA window from Gigantopelta aegis isolate Gae_Host chromosome 4, Gae_host_genome, whole genome shotgun sequence contains the following coding sequences:
- the LOC121370929 gene encoding metallothionein-B-like, with protein MNTILFFAVCLAVIAVALSISCGTDVNNDCRHIKCEPDDDYERACVNGTCTCIASRCHKASCSGRPDNCKHDTGVHGCTCDHDWHCIDGHCACGFHVVG; from the exons ATGAACACAATTCTGTTTTTTGCTGTTTGTTTGGCTGTAATAG CCGTGGCTCTGTCAATATCATGCGGAACTGATGTCAACAACGACTGCCGCCACATTAAATGCGAACCAGACGACGATTACGAACGTGCTTGCGTCAACGGCACGTGCACATGCATTGCCAGCAGATGTCATAAAG CGTCATGCAGCGGACGTCCAGACAACTGTAAACACGACACCGGCGTCCACGGCTGTACCTGTGACCACGACTGGCACTGCATCGACGGCCACTGCGCCTGTGGATTCCACGTTGTCGGTTAG